Within the Pseudomonas oryzae genome, the region CCAGGGTGAGGCCGCCGACCAGCAGGTCGATGCCCGCACCGGCTGCGGCACCGGCCGCCATGCCGCCGCCGACCCGCACGCCGAGCTGCTTCAGGGTTTCCGCATGGAACAGGTCGTCGCCCCAGCGCCCGTCCAGCAGCGGCAGCGCGCCGGTCACGGCGTCGCCGGGGCGGAACGCGTACAGCTCGAGCAGCGCCTCGACGCAGCGCTGCTCGCGCTCGCGCAGTTCGCCCTGCAGCCGCTCGACCGCGGCGGTCAGGCTGGCCGCATCGCCGGGCACCAGGCGCCGGCAGGCGGCAGCGTCGAGCAGCAGCTCGGCGATCAGCCGCGCCCCGCCGGCACGGCGCGCCAGGCGCTGTGCCTGGTGATCGGCGATCAGTCGTTCCAGCGCCGGGCGCGCACGTTCCAGCAGCAGGGCGAGGCTCTCGTACAGGCGCCGCTCGCCGTCCAGCGGCGGCGCCACGCTGTCGAAGCACACCAGCGCGTGCAGGCCGAGGCGGGCCAGCGCGGCGCGCCAGTCGTCCTCGCGCTGCCGGCCGGCGGCGACGAAGTTGAGCACCGGCAGCAGCGGCTTGCCGCAGTCGGCGAGCACCGCCAGCTCGTCGCGGTACTTGGCCAGCACCGGCTCGCGGGCGTCGATCACGTACAGGCCGGCGTCGGAGGCGAGCAGCTGGCGCAGCACCTTGGCCTCCTGCTCGAAGCGCCCGCGCGCCTCGGGGCCGGCGAGAAAGCGCGTCAGCCGTTCCGGGCCGTCGAGACGCTCGCCGGGCGCGGCGAGGGCGTCGAGGAAGTCGCGCAGGGCGATGGCGTCCTCCAGGCCCGGGGTGTCGTACAGCTCGAGCAGCGCGCTGCCGTCCACCGTCAGGCGCGCGCCCTCGACGTGGCGGGTGGTGCTCGGCCGGTGCGATACCTCGCCGAAGTCGACGTCGCGGGTCAGGGTGCGCAGCAGCGAGGTCTTGCCGACGTTGGTGTGGCCAACCACGGCCAGCTTCAGCGGTTCAGTCATGCCCCTTCTCCAGCCAGTGCCAGGCCGCGCTGTCGGCCCACGGCAGGTGCAGGGCGTCGAGGGCGGCGTGCCAGTCGCCCAGGCGCTGGCTGTCCAGCGCTTCGCCGGGCGGCGCCGGCAGCAGCCAGATGCGCGTGGCGCTGGCGCTGCGCGCCAGCTCGCCGAGCAGCGCCAGGGTGCCGC harbors:
- a CDS encoding DUF3482 domain-containing protein, with protein sequence MTEPLKLAVVGHTNVGKTSLLRTLTRDVDFGEVSHRPSTTRHVEGARLTVDGSALLELYDTPGLEDAIALRDFLDALAAPGERLDGPERLTRFLAGPEARGRFEQEAKVLRQLLASDAGLYVIDAREPVLAKYRDELAVLADCGKPLLPVLNFVAAGRQREDDWRAALARLGLHALVCFDSVAPPLDGERRLYESLALLLERARPALERLIADHQAQRLARRAGGARLIAELLLDAAACRRLVPGDAASLTAAVERLQGELREREQRCVEALLELYAFRPGDAVTGALPLLDGRWGDDLFHAETLKQLGVRVGGGMAAGAAAGAGIDLLVGGLTLGTAAALGAIAGGSWQTLRNYGQRLKGKLTGQRELSVDDAVLRLLALRQRQLLTALEGRGHAAQQRLRLDNPQEQTWREGKLPEPLHRARAHPEWSNLNDGDLPQQAERQEAIRRLAEELRT